A window of the Aquimarina spinulae genome harbors these coding sequences:
- a CDS encoding M36 family metallopeptidase yields MKNGYSFVILLLLIGQTILAQNSNALVRNHFSDIAKNESSKTFNTDFSEWRITDEVPSLKPGITHVYVNQLYNGISIVDGAYKLTVKNGKITYEIDQFIKGVKSKVTSTKTSSTEISAINAVIRAHNLPSAKRLSKTVSKSNGNDVSQFMDSGITGDNEPIQVRKVYKLYNNELRLSWNVTLYEKNGHNWWNSFVDAATGEIIYEDNWVVKCTFEGADHKSHNDESVLFDTKPLVTAAEAPTAALAPDSYNVLAMPVESPIHGSRSIVTNPANATASPFGWHDTNGSNGAEHTITRGNNVWAQDDINGNNGTGSSPSGGSSLDFDFPLNLNQDPSNYRDAAITNLFYWNNIIHDVFYQYGFNEASGNFQENNYGKGGAGSDSVNADAQDGSVTCNDPRTNCINNANFGTPPDGSNPRMQMFLWNKTNPKRDGDFDNGIIAHEYGHGISTRLVGGPSSNVLGGSEQMGEGWSDFFGLILTMKAGDVGTDGRGVGTYALGQPTSGNGIRPTRYSTDTSINSTDYGDINNLRVPHGVGYAFATILWDMTWALIDQEGFDADFYNGTGGNNIAMALVIEGLKNTANNPGFVSGRDGILQADKDLYNEKYKCLIWKAFAARGVGQDANENNNGGSNTNSDQTVSFVNPCDDPGPGPGNCSGDVTSFPFSESFETNLGQWAQATSGDDLNWTRNSGTTPSTGTGPSSAADGTFYLYVEASGNGTGYPNKRAILNSPCLNFSSLTTPKLGFQYHMVGSAINTLVVEARTDNTGNWTSVFSKTGAQGTGWNTADVDLSAYAGNTSVQLRFNVVTGSGTSGWQSDIAIDAVSIQNGTTNPPVCDALNFNDFTITAFSNQDSAGNFSIVSGGAGLSMQNNTWKYISLNYTVTANTVIEFDFSSTSQGEIHAVGFENDNSLTSSRYFKVHGTQNYGVTNFDNYASGTKKYVIPVGDFYTGSMDRLVFINDNDAGSGNNSIFSNVKIYEGSCGGALAAEMVAGFGNMTPILGDEDEGDVSTIRIAPNPLKKGNLLRVFVPSKEISNTSYSVINIMGQVVGEGRLNNNGFINLDRLGAGMYILRIQNSEKKEKDTIKRFIIE; encoded by the coding sequence ATGAAAAATGGTTACTCGTTTGTCATTCTATTATTATTAATAGGACAAACAATTCTTGCACAGAACTCGAACGCTCTCGTTCGAAATCACTTTAGTGATATTGCTAAAAATGAATCCTCAAAAACGTTCAATACTGATTTTTCAGAATGGAGAATAACAGATGAGGTTCCTTCATTAAAACCTGGTATTACACATGTATATGTTAATCAACTTTATAATGGGATTTCTATTGTTGATGGAGCATATAAGTTAACGGTTAAAAATGGTAAAATTACTTATGAAATTGATCAATTTATTAAAGGAGTAAAATCAAAAGTAACTTCTACCAAAACATCTTCTACAGAAATTTCGGCAATAAATGCCGTTATACGAGCGCATAACTTGCCTTCTGCTAAAAGATTATCTAAAACTGTAAGTAAATCTAATGGAAACGATGTTTCGCAATTCATGGATTCTGGAATTACAGGTGATAACGAACCTATTCAGGTTAGAAAAGTATATAAACTATACAATAATGAATTACGCCTAAGCTGGAATGTGACTCTCTATGAGAAAAACGGACATAACTGGTGGAATAGTTTTGTAGATGCTGCTACAGGTGAAATTATATATGAAGATAACTGGGTAGTAAAATGTACTTTCGAAGGTGCTGATCATAAATCACATAATGATGAATCTGTACTTTTTGATACTAAGCCACTGGTAACAGCTGCAGAAGCACCAACGGCAGCTTTGGCACCAGATTCATATAATGTACTTGCAATGCCGGTAGAAAGTCCCATACATGGTAGTCGTTCTATAGTTACAAATCCGGCAAATGCTACAGCATCTCCTTTCGGATGGCATGATACTAACGGAAGTAACGGAGCAGAACACACCATTACAAGAGGTAATAATGTATGGGCACAGGATGATATTAACGGCAATAATGGTACGGGTTCTTCTCCTAGTGGAGGATCAAGCCTTGACTTTGATTTTCCATTAAATCTTAATCAGGATCCAAGTAATTATAGAGATGCAGCTATAACTAATTTATTTTACTGGAATAATATCATACATGATGTATTCTACCAATATGGTTTTAATGAAGCTAGTGGAAATTTTCAGGAAAATAACTATGGTAAAGGAGGAGCAGGAAGTGATTCTGTAAATGCAGATGCTCAAGATGGTAGTGTTACTTGTAATGATCCAAGAACTAATTGTATCAATAATGCAAATTTTGGTACTCCGCCAGATGGAAGCAACCCAAGAATGCAAATGTTCTTATGGAATAAAACAAACCCTAAGAGAGATGGAGATTTTGATAATGGAATTATAGCTCATGAGTATGGACATGGTATTTCTACTCGATTGGTAGGAGGACCTTCTTCTAATGTTTTAGGAGGATCTGAACAAATGGGTGAAGGATGGTCTGACTTTTTTGGGTTAATATTGACCATGAAAGCAGGTGATGTAGGGACAGATGGAAGAGGTGTTGGGACTTATGCGCTGGGTCAACCAACTTCTGGAAACGGAATTCGACCAACCCGATATTCTACAGATACATCTATTAATAGTACAGATTACGGAGATATAAATAATCTTCGTGTACCGCACGGAGTTGGTTATGCATTTGCAACAATTCTTTGGGATATGACCTGGGCTTTAATTGATCAGGAAGGTTTTGATGCCGATTTTTATAATGGAACTGGTGGGAATAATATTGCTATGGCCCTTGTTATCGAAGGATTAAAGAATACAGCTAATAACCCAGGATTTGTTTCGGGTAGAGATGGAATTCTTCAGGCAGATAAAGATCTGTATAATGAAAAATATAAATGTTTGATTTGGAAAGCATTTGCAGCACGTGGAGTAGGGCAAGATGCTAACGAAAATAATAACGGTGGTTCTAATACTAATTCAGATCAAACGGTTTCTTTTGTTAATCCTTGTGATGACCCAGGTCCAGGGCCTGGTAATTGTTCTGGTGATGTGACTTCATTTCCTTTTTCAGAAAGTTTCGAAACTAATTTAGGGCAATGGGCACAAGCAACATCTGGAGATGACTTAAACTGGACAAGAAACTCTGGAACCACTCCTTCTACAGGAACAGGACCAAGTAGTGCTGCAGATGGTACATTCTACCTGTATGTTGAAGCTTCTGGTAACGGAACAGGATATCCTAATAAAAGAGCTATTTTAAATTCTCCTTGTTTAAACTTTAGTAGTTTAACAACTCCTAAACTTGGATTCCAATACCATATGGTAGGAAGTGCCATAAATACTTTGGTAGTCGAAGCGAGAACCGATAATACAGGAAACTGGACAAGCGTATTCTCTAAGACAGGTGCTCAGGGTACCGGTTGGAATACAGCAGATGTTGATCTATCAGCATATGCAGGTAACACAAGTGTACAATTACGATTTAATGTAGTTACAGGTAGTGGTACTAGTGGTTGGCAAAGTGATATCGCGATAGATGCGGTGAGTATTCAAAATGGTACAACAAACCCTCCAGTGTGTGATGCATTGAATTTTAATGATTTTACAATCACAGCATTCTCTAATCAAGATAGTGCAGGTAATTTCTCAATCGTAAGTGGTGGAGCTGGATTATCGATGCAGAATAATACCTGGAAATATATTAGCCTTAACTATACTGTTACAGCAAATACAGTAATAGAGTTTGATTTTAGCAGTACTTCTCAAGGCGAAATCCACGCAGTTGGTTTTGAAAATGATAATTCATTGACCTCTTCTAGATATTTTAAAGTACATGGAACTCAAAATTATGGAGTAACTAATTTTGATAATTATGCTAGCGGAACCAAGAAATATGTTATTCCTGTGGGTGACTTTTATACAGGTAGCATGGATCGTTTAGTATTTATCAATGATAACGACGCAGGAAGCGGAAATAACTCAATATTCTCTAATGTGAAGATTTATGAAGGATCTTGTGGCGGAGCATTAGCAGCAGAAATGGTTGCAGGATTTGGAAATATGACACCTATCCTGGGTGATGAAGATGAAGGTGATGTATCAACCATTAGAATCGCACCAAACCCATTGAAGAAAGGAAACTTACTTCGAGTGTTTGTTCCTAGTAAAGAAATATCAAATACATCGTATTCTGTTATAAATATTATGGGACAAGTAGTTGGAGAAGGAAGGCTTAATAATAATGGTTTTATCAATCTTGATCGCTTGGGCGCTGGTATGTATATACTTAGAATCCAAAATTCTGAAAAGAAAGAAAAAGATACAATAAAACGTTTTATTATTGAATAA